In the Marinomonas algicola genome, one interval contains:
- a CDS encoding DMT family transporter, which yields MAGTLFIMIACFTWALDTLIRYPLLSAGYSAVQIVFIEHLTLVLCVSPLLWRYRQTYRNMTKTALACLFFIGGVGSAVGTLAFTEAFSYLNPTVVILLQKLQPLVAILLAYHFLKERIESHFIQWATVILVGSFIMMWPDLATLGDAQWHYSSDQTAIIKGYSYTLIAVFSWGAATVCGKYLSYKNVPENAILSGRFLSGLMVLLPIALLITPSLKAMPITDIGLVVVMALLSGLIGMWFYYKGLNQVRAQTATLVELSFPVFAAGINWVFLDMSLSTYQIVGACLLICGNIGLRMKELKAPMPTIASANT from the coding sequence ATGGCAGGAACACTTTTTATTATGATTGCGTGCTTTACATGGGCATTGGATACCCTTATCCGCTACCCCTTGTTGAGCGCTGGTTATTCTGCTGTACAAATCGTTTTTATTGAGCACCTCACCTTAGTTTTATGTGTCAGCCCTCTACTTTGGCGTTATCGTCAGACCTATAGAAATATGACCAAAACCGCCTTAGCCTGTTTATTTTTTATTGGTGGCGTCGGTTCGGCGGTTGGTACCTTGGCGTTCACCGAAGCATTCAGTTACTTAAACCCAACGGTCGTTATACTTTTACAAAAATTACAGCCATTAGTGGCCATATTATTAGCCTATCATTTCCTAAAAGAACGTATTGAAAGCCATTTTATTCAATGGGCTACCGTCATTTTAGTGGGCAGCTTTATTATGATGTGGCCAGATTTAGCCACACTCGGTGACGCGCAGTGGCACTACTCAAGCGATCAAACAGCCATCATAAAAGGCTATAGCTATACCCTTATTGCCGTCTTTTCTTGGGGAGCGGCAACGGTTTGCGGAAAATATTTGTCTTATAAAAACGTGCCTGAAAATGCGATTCTTTCCGGCCGATTTTTATCTGGGCTAATGGTTTTGTTACCCATCGCCTTGCTCATTACCCCCAGTTTAAAAGCGATGCCTATTACAGATATTGGACTCGTCGTGGTAATGGCGCTGTTGAGTGGACTCATTGGTATGTGGTTTTATTATAAGGGACTCAATCAAGTTCGTGCACAAACGGCCACCTTAGTTGAGCTCTCTTTTCCGGTTTTTGCGGCGGGCATTAACTGGGTCTTTTTGGATATGAGCTTGTCGACCTACCAGATAGTTGGAGCTTGCTTGTTAATATGCGGTAACATTGGCTTACGTATGAAAGAGCTCAAAGCACCTATGCCGACTATCGCCTCAGCCAATACTTAA
- a CDS encoding DUF1801 domain-containing protein, protein MELQIKQKFETYPEAVAPVLSQLREVILTVAKEECIDVSETIKWGEPSYIAKQGSTIRFDWKAKHPDQYALYFNCRSKLVETFKELYPNELVYEGNRAVLFRLDEAVPWPVLKHCISLSLRYHQIKHLPLLGA, encoded by the coding sequence ATGGAGTTACAGATAAAACAAAAGTTTGAGACGTATCCGGAAGCCGTTGCGCCCGTCTTAAGTCAGTTAAGAGAGGTTATTCTAACGGTGGCAAAAGAAGAGTGTATAGACGTAAGTGAAACCATAAAATGGGGAGAACCCAGTTATATCGCGAAGCAAGGCAGCACAATACGATTTGACTGGAAAGCCAAACACCCCGATCAATACGCTTTGTATTTTAATTGCCGTTCGAAATTAGTGGAAACCTTTAAAGAATTGTACCCCAATGAACTGGTTTATGAAGGCAATCGAGCGGTTCTTTTTCGTCTCGATGAAGCCGTACCTTGGCCTGTGCTAAAGCATTGCATCTCACTGTCTTTACGCTATCACCAGATAAAGCATTTGCCATTACTGGGAGCATAA
- a CDS encoding DUF7482 domain-containing protein — translation MKHNYVLGMMLLVLLSACSQKPMKQKYVSLPLHEAWFDDEIVFYVTTDVSDRKMAKVMDANYVPRLRHTIPKYPKPPSVRTALERVYGFPNGTQKRNVFPSVPDPIGPENRDKQYSPLWLMYNVIWADPSQAYVLTSEGAIYEAEAQGLVTIERTNIVVNCPVVHPPE, via the coding sequence ATGAAACATAACTACGTACTGGGTATGATGTTACTCGTTTTACTCTCAGCTTGCTCTCAAAAGCCAATGAAACAAAAGTATGTCAGTTTACCGCTGCATGAGGCTTGGTTTGATGATGAAATTGTATTTTACGTGACAACGGATGTATCAGACCGAAAAATGGCAAAAGTAATGGACGCAAATTACGTTCCCCGTTTAAGGCATACCATTCCTAAATACCCTAAACCACCGAGTGTCAGGACGGCGCTGGAAAGAGTGTATGGTTTCCCAAACGGGACCCAAAAGCGCAATGTTTTTCCTTCTGTTCCAGATCCAATTGGTCCAGAGAATAGAGATAAGCAATATTCACCACTCTGGTTGATGTACAACGTAATTTGGGCTGACCCTAGTCAGGCTTATGTCCTAACGTCAGAAGGGGCGATTTATGAAGCCGAAGCGCAAGGTTTAGTGACCATTGAACGCACCAATATCGTGGTTAATTGCCCTGTAGTTCACCCTCCTGAGTAG
- a CDS encoding VOC family protein — protein sequence MHQSLIHIAIVVDDYDDALDFYIHKLKFELIEDTYQAEQDKRWVVISPPGSQGTTLLLAKASKPEQKKCVGNQAGGRVFLFLSTDDFWRDYHRMVAEGVKFVREPQKQDYGTVAVFQDLYGNLWDLLALNPNHPMAHRRA from the coding sequence ATGCATCAATCCCTTATTCACATCGCCATTGTCGTTGATGACTACGATGACGCCTTAGACTTTTACATTCATAAACTGAAATTTGAGTTAATAGAAGACACGTATCAAGCCGAACAAGATAAGCGTTGGGTTGTCATTTCACCTCCGGGCTCACAAGGGACGACCTTATTGCTTGCGAAAGCGTCGAAACCTGAGCAGAAAAAGTGTGTTGGCAATCAAGCTGGTGGGCGTGTGTTTTTATTTTTAAGTACGGATGATTTTTGGCGAGACTATCACCGCATGGTTGCTGAAGGTGTTAAGTTTGTTCGGGAACCGCAAAAACAAGATTATGGCACGGTGGCTGTATTTCAGGATTTATATGGCAACTTGTGGGATTTGTTGGCGTTAAATCCAAACCATCCTATGGCACATCGGCGAGCGTAA
- a CDS encoding aldehyde dehydrogenase family protein — translation MQKNTVSFTPLAEIPLYVARLQASFRVGKTRSLEWRIQQLKQVKNMLQENEPAFTTALCLDLKKSPQEAWLSEIGFVISDVDHTLQHIHKWCQPRKVSTPLFAQPAKSYSLAEPLGTVLIIGAWNYPVQLVLAPLIAAIAAGNCAVIKPSEVAEHTASLLAELLPHYLDMACFQLISGAVEETTELLKQAFDHIFYTGGERVAKVIMRAAAEHLTPVTLELGGKSPCIVDRQTNLDVTASRIVWSKWMNAGQTCVAPDYILVEESFASELIQAIKLKIEAFYGQSPESSPDYGRIINLHHFDRLVGYLEKENVVYGGQLNRQTKYLSPTIVLAEKNQSSIMQEEIFGPILLIQTLKVRHDAIAVVNSKPKPLALYLYTNDPAFEDEVLQQTSSGSVGINDGMLFMANPNLPFGGVGKSGMGCYHGQTGFNTFSHIKTVMKRKFLFDVALRYPPFSRFKLSILKKLL, via the coding sequence ATGCAAAAAAATACGGTGTCTTTCACCCCGTTAGCAGAAATCCCCCTCTATGTAGCACGTCTACAAGCCTCTTTTAGAGTCGGTAAAACACGAAGCTTAGAGTGGCGTATTCAGCAGCTTAAACAAGTGAAAAACATGCTGCAAGAGAACGAACCTGCTTTTACCACCGCTTTGTGTTTGGATCTAAAAAAGAGCCCGCAAGAAGCTTGGCTGTCGGAAATAGGTTTTGTGATCAGCGATGTGGATCATACTCTGCAACACATCCATAAGTGGTGCCAACCACGAAAGGTATCGACGCCTCTATTTGCTCAACCTGCAAAAAGCTATTCCTTAGCCGAACCCCTGGGAACGGTACTTATTATTGGTGCTTGGAATTACCCTGTTCAACTTGTACTCGCCCCTTTAATCGCGGCCATCGCGGCCGGGAACTGTGCCGTGATCAAGCCATCCGAGGTGGCTGAGCACACGGCCTCTTTATTGGCTGAATTACTGCCACATTATCTTGATATGGCGTGTTTTCAGTTGATCTCAGGGGCGGTTGAGGAGACGACTGAGTTACTTAAGCAAGCATTTGATCATATCTTTTACACTGGGGGAGAGCGGGTTGCCAAAGTGATTATGCGGGCCGCGGCAGAGCATCTAACGCCAGTGACATTAGAGCTTGGTGGAAAAAGCCCTTGTATTGTTGATAGACAGACAAATCTAGACGTGACCGCTTCAAGAATTGTTTGGAGCAAATGGATGAATGCTGGACAAACCTGTGTGGCACCTGACTATATTTTGGTAGAAGAGTCCTTCGCAAGCGAGCTCATTCAGGCCATCAAGTTGAAAATTGAGGCTTTCTATGGTCAAAGCCCGGAGTCAAGTCCGGATTATGGTCGTATTATCAATTTACATCATTTTGATCGATTAGTCGGCTATCTTGAAAAAGAAAATGTTGTGTATGGTGGGCAGTTGAATCGCCAAACAAAGTATCTCTCGCCGACGATTGTTCTTGCAGAAAAGAATCAGAGCTCAATTATGCAGGAAGAAATTTTTGGCCCGATTTTGCTGATTCAAACCCTAAAAGTACGGCATGATGCGATTGCTGTTGTGAACAGTAAGCCTAAGCCATTGGCCTTGTATTTATATACCAATGATCCGGCATTTGAAGACGAGGTGCTGCAGCAAACCAGCTCAGGAAGTGTAGGGATTAATGATGGTATGCTGTTTATGGCAAACCCAAATTTGCCTTTTGGTGGTGTGGGTAAGAGCGGTATGGGCTGCTATCATGGGCAAACAGGGTTTAACACGTTCAGTCATATAAAAACCGTTATGAAACGCAAATTTTTGTTTGATGTGGCATTACGATACCCACCTTTTAGTCGTTTTAAACTGAGTATTTTAAAAAAGCTGCTTTAA